From the Phyllopteryx taeniolatus isolate TA_2022b chromosome 20, UOR_Ptae_1.2, whole genome shotgun sequence genome, one window contains:
- the LOC133469904 gene encoding microtubule-associated protein 4 isoform X10, whose translation MSSLSDQKTGSPFTEYSELCKGASLSSTGSAQSWDWQRHSDLGVDTPRALGVGCGTLTPTGLSGEEKLRFFEQTERANTDVEVKAPGGVGTMPGTTSLGNASLGSAGESPESPQSFSPFPSPASPGNLSGTPALQCGVNSQVSLPPVPQSPAGHMEILTPTTSMPPLSLGVPSIEESTRGGYSSSESWNNSNFAESSPKVAMPQVPPNYCTIGISGDDDLQKTNEDVVGARETLEEQLLSVGSSEESSEEEDIEEGEEELEPCFMGRAQQQRMAMRRAMSDCSHLSVPTSLELSDRYPGGELAGLDQLVSPVSGSRRSQHYMQRSLTVAEDQHPATQPTLSAAGTTHIDLRQTPAEPRLCLSPFLPQRDNNMTLPISLVEPLEGFRLEKNQGNVVLPVPTTPKGVSGMNFTSAFSVGSNSFGKLATDKELDFTEPNTKLISDSKVSFEVGNKPAVEPGVDLVVSSFNKLGLNCINPFIKLEDNAAKGDKKEEKLEDKPKVDLMDSAEQKSVKVGFAISETAAKVEKDVGTEKQNQTNINVWKEPENVHKKEKEAEMVTEGEELNAKEKPTVKVTEQKDSEKVPNEKEAVKVKEESKRVKEKLAEKAEEKTKEKEPEKVELVQQKIEKVDETNKPDEPADKLVKTETFDKAEKAEKVAMTEKVEKKAEDVKEIEASVENKITEKTELKDSNEQHIEFKVEKTPEQLPTPVKLDATLDKAEKKADIAADVEEATKPSVHTHKAEKAQKVDELEKPLEKPAETAKQISGKEEKPEKIQSDKKLVEKKDDKKEKAVKADGGETARKAKPSTNGSSPAPSKDLTSADKKTKHAAGATKPSTISKTRLVTAATGSGSAAAPTKRPTPSSTTSTSEKKTTTKAPSAAASGPKRPSTNTASRLSSSATTTTRDFKPKTPAERRPLLPKASTTTSSQAGSSAATKNGTTTTTTSKTTASTRTTLTARSATTTASKKPLASKTDSQPSGEKKPSTLKTSTADSTKPKTTATTTMRSSTSTTASRTRTTAPKTTTPSSTAGAVTEKKPLVPRVPRTTSSATTNTTTSTSRTTARPGTAPAPDIHNARSKIGSTDNIKHQPGGGKVSTASKSRVPASKEKSQVKVQIVSKKLDFSHVGARLGSKDNMKHVPGGGNVQILNKKVDLSKVTSKCGSKDNIKHKPGGGIVKIESHKVNFREKSQSKVGSMDNVSHSPGGGSVKAEGPQETDEGVGTSSLAPGPESGQLGSPAAHENGLKEAAPCDTEGLQEPQALVSHIPETSI comes from the exons ATGTCGTCTCTCTCAGATCAGAAGACTGGCTCTCCCTTCACAGAGTATAGTGAGCTCTGTAAGGGGGCGTCCCTGTCATCAACAGGATCGGCTCAGAGTTGGGATTGGCAGCGTCACTCAGACTTGGGCGTGGACACACCAAGAGCCTTGGGAGTAGGTTGTGGAACCCTAACACCTACTGGCCTTAGCGGCGAAGAAAAGCTGCGCTTCTTTGAGCAGACGGAAAGGGCCAATACGGACGTTGAAGTGAAGGCACCAGGCGGGGTTGGAACCATGCCTGGAACCACCTCCTTGGGTAATGCTTCATTGGGCAGTGCTGGAGAGAGCCCAGAGAGCCCCCAGTCCTTTTCCCCATTCCCATCCCCAGCTTCACCCGGCAATCTATCCGGTACACCTGCCCTGCAATGCGGTGTCAATAGTCAGGTCTCTTTGCCACCAGTTCCTCAATCCCCAGCCGGTCACATGGAAATACTGACACCCACCACGTCCATGCCTCCACTCTCATTGGGAGTCCCCTCAATTGAGGAATCTACTCGAGGTGGATACTCTTCGTCTGAATCATGGAACAACTCCAATTTTGCTGAATCCAGCCCAAAGGTTGCCATGCCCCAGGTGCCTCCTAACTATTGTACCATAGGCATTAGCGGTGACGACGACTTACAGAAAACCAATGAGGATGTGGTTGGAGCCAGAGAGACCCTCGAAGAGCAACTGTTATCTGTGGGTTCTTCAGAGGAAAGTAGCGAGGAGGAAGACATTGAAGAAGGTGAGGAGGAATTAGAGCCTTGTTTCATGGGTAGAGCACAGCAGCAGAGGATGGCGATGCGGCGTGCAATGTCTGACTGTTCCCACCTGTCAGTGCCCACCAGCCTAGAGCTTTCTGATAGATATCCTGGTGGTGAACTGGCAGGATTGGACCAGCTCGTGTCACCAGTGAGTGGGTCACGACGGTCCCAGCATTACATGCAGCGCTCGTTGACCGTTGCAGAAGATCAGCACCCTGCTACCCAACCTACACTCTCGGCAGCCGGGACCACACACATCGACCTGAGGCAAACCCCCGCTGAGCCTCGCCTGTGTCTCTCCCCATTCCTACCACAGAGAGACAACAATATGACCCTCCCTATCTCCCTTGTAGAACCTTTGGAAGGGTTTAGGTTAGAAAAAAATCAAGGCAACGTAGTTCTTCCAGTGCCCACCACCCCCAAAGGTGTCAGTGGCATGAACTTCACTTCTGCCTTCTCAGTTGGCTCAAACAGTTTTGGTAAACTAGCTACAGATAAAGAGTTGGACTTTACTGAACCCAATACTAAGCTTATTTCTGATTCAAAAGTCAGCTTTGAAGTGGGCAACAAACCAGCTGTGGAACCTGGTGTTGATCTTGTCGTTAGTTCCTTTAACAAGCTTGGCCTGAACTGTATTAACCCCTTCATCAAACTGGAAG ACAATGCTGCCAAGGGTGACAAAAAAGAGGAGAAGCTAGAGGACAAGCCCAAGGTAGACCTTATGGATTCAGCTGAGCAGAAGAGTGTAAAGGTTGGATTTGCAATCAGTGAGACAGCAGCCAAGGTGGAGAAGGATGTaggaacagaaaaacaaaatcaaacaaatatcaATGTTTGGAAAGAGCCCGaaaatgttcacaaaaaggAGAAAGAGGCAGAAATGGTCACAGAGGGAGAAGAGCTTAATGCGAAAGAGAAACCCACTGTGAAAGTTACAGAGCAAAAAGACTCTGAAAAGGTCCCTAATGAGAAAGAGGCAGTGAAAGTTAAAGAGGAGTCCAAAAGAGTGAAAGAGAAACTAGCAGAGAAGGCTGAAGAAAAAACGAAAGAAAAAGAGCCAGAGAAAGTGGAATTAGTCCagcagaaaatagaaaaagtggatgaaacaaacaaacctgaTGAACCTGCAGACAAATTGGTAAAGACAGAGACATTTGACAAGGCAGAAAAAGCAGAGAAGGTGGCCATGACAGAAAAAGTCGAGAAAAAAGCAGAGGATGTAAAAGAGATTGAGGCAAGTGTCGAAAACAAAATCACTGAAAAGACAGAGTTGAAGGACAGCAACGAGCAACACATCGAATTCAAAGTGGAAAAGACCCCCGAGCAGCTGCCGACACCTGTCAAGCTTGACGCCACTCTTGACAAGGCGGAAAAGAAGGCTGACATCGCAGCTGATGTGGAAGAAGCCACAAAACCTTCGGTTCATACACACAAAGCTGAGAAAGCGCAGAAAGTAGATGAACTGGAGAAACCTTTAGAGAAGCCAGCGGAGACAGCAAAGCAAATAAGTGGAAAGGAAGAGAAGCCGGAGAAAATACAGAGTGACAAAAAGCTGGTGGAGAAAAAGGATGACAAGAAGGAAAAGGCTGTGAAAGCAGATGGAGGAGAGACGGCCAGAAAAGCTAAACCTTCCACCAATGGGAGCAGCCCAGCACCAAGCAAAGACTTGACGAGTGCAGACAAGAAGACTAAG CATGCTGCCGGGGCAACAAAACCGAGCACCATCTCGAAAACACGGCTGGTCACAGCCGCCACAGGTAGTGGTTCTGCTGCAGCACCTACTAAGCGCCCCACACCCTCCTCAACCACCTCCACctcagagaaaaaaacaacaaccaaggCACCATCGGCAGCCGCTAGTGGCCCAAAGAGGCCCTCTACCAATACTGCCAGCCGACTTTCATCCTCAGCCACTACCACTACACGTGATTTTAAACCCAAG ACCCCCGCAGAAAGGCGCCCTCTCCTGCCAAAGGCCAGCACCACCACCTCAAGCCAAGCAGGCTCCTCGGCTGCTACCAAAAATGGAACAACCACCACAACAACCAGTAAAACGACTGCATCGACACGCACAACTTTGACAGCCCGCAGTGCGACCACCACGGCATCCAAAAAGCCCCTGG CCTCTAAGACAGACAGCCAACCAAGTGGGGAGAAGAAGCCAAGCACTCTAAAGACTTCCACAG CCGATTCCACCAAACCCAAGACCACCGCCACCACCACAATGCGCAGCTCCACTTCCACTACCGCCTCTCGCACCCGAACCACAGCCCCCAAAACGACCACACCTTCCAGCACCGCTGGTGCGGTGACAGAGAAGAAGCCCCTGGTACCCCGTGTACCCAGGACCACCTCCTCTGCTACAACTAACACGACAACCAGCACCTCGAGGACCACGGCTCGTCCCGGCACCGCGCCGGCCCCCGATATCCACAATGCCCGCTCAAAGATCGGCTCTACGGACAACATAAAGCACCAGCCAGGAGGTGGAAAG GTGTCAACCGCCTCTAAGAGCAGGGTCCCCGCCTCCAAAGAAAAAAGCCAGGTCAAA GTTCAGATAGTCTCCAAAAAACTGGACTTCAGTCACGTCGGCGCACGCTTGGGCTCCAAGGACAATATGAAGCATGTTCCTGGTGGAGGGAAT GTACAGATTCTCAACAAAAAGGTGGATTTGAGTAAAGTGACGTCAAAGTGTGGCTCCAAGGACAACATCAAACACAAGCCTG GTGGTGGTATCGTGAAGATTGAGTCACATAAGGTCAACTTTAGGGAAAAATCTCAGTCCAAAGTGGGATCTATGGACAATGTGAGCCATTCACCTGGTGGAGGAAGCGTCAAA GCGGAGGGGCCCCAGGAGACAGATGAAGGTGTTGGGACATCGTCCCTAGCCCCTGGCCCTGAGTCTGGGCAGTTGGGGAGCCCTGCTGCCCATGAGAATGGGCTGAAGGAGGCAGCTCCCTGTGATACTGAGGGTCTCCAGGAGCCCCAGGCCCTGGTTTCCCACATCCCAGAGACAA GCATCTAA